A stretch of Pseudorhodobacter turbinis DNA encodes these proteins:
- a CDS encoding 3-keto-5-aminohexanoate cleavage protein: MSKIIITCAVTGSIHTPSMSPYLPVTADEITQNAVDAAAAGAAILHLHARDPLDGRPSSAPEHFMAFLPRIKQATDAVINISTGGSATMTLDQRLAAPKLAAPEMCSLNMGTMNFALYPAADRITEWKFDWEKPFLENSDDLVFKNTPRDMAHVMEQMGAQRGARFEFECYDVSHLYMLRHFVDRGLVQAPLFIQFVFGVLGGIGPDPENLTHMKLIADKLFGQDYTFSVLAAGRHQIPLITMSAIMGGHVRVGLEDNLMISRGVLAKSNADQVAKIRRIVEELGREVATPTEARAMLHLKGADRTTM, translated from the coding sequence ATGTCAAAAATCATCATCACTTGTGCTGTGACCGGCTCCATCCACACCCCCTCGATGTCGCCCTATCTGCCGGTAACGGCGGATGAGATCACACAAAATGCGGTGGATGCCGCCGCTGCCGGTGCCGCGATTTTGCATCTTCATGCTCGCGATCCACTGGATGGTCGCCCGTCATCCGCGCCTGAGCATTTCATGGCCTTTCTGCCACGGATCAAGCAGGCCACAGATGCGGTGATCAATATCTCGACCGGCGGTAGCGCCACGATGACGCTGGATCAAAGGCTCGCCGCCCCGAAACTGGCCGCGCCAGAGATGTGCTCGCTTAATATGGGCACGATGAATTTCGCGCTTTATCCGGCGGCTGACCGGATTACCGAGTGGAAATTTGACTGGGAAAAGCCGTTCTTGGAGAATTCCGACGATCTGGTGTTCAAGAACACCCCCCGCGATATGGCCCATGTGATGGAGCAGATGGGTGCGCAGCGCGGTGCCAGGTTCGAATTTGAATGCTATGATGTAAGCCATCTCTATATGCTGCGCCATTTTGTGGATCGCGGATTGGTGCAGGCGCCGCTGTTTATCCAGTTTGTCTTTGGCGTTTTGGGGGGCATCGGGCCGGACCCGGAAAACCTGACGCATATGAAGCTGATCGCGGATAAGCTTTTCGGGCAGGACTATACGTTTTCGGTGCTTGCAGCGGGTCGTCATCAAATCCCGCTGATCACCATGTCGGCGATTATGGGCGGGCATGTGCGTGTCGGGCTGGAAGATAACTTGATGATCTCGCGCGGTGTTTTGGCAAAATCCAATGCCGATCAAGTCGCAAAAATTCGCCGGATCGTCGAAGAGCTGGGCCGCGAAGTCGCCACGCCCACAGAAGCGCGCGCGATGTTGCATCTGAAGGGTGCTGACCGGACGACGATGTAG
- a CDS encoding aspartate aminotransferase family protein: MSNLFYQTKSPRPLLDRAQGIYMWDVDGKRYIDGSSGAMVSNLGHSDPDVLAAMRAQMDKSTFGYRLHFQTESSEELARKTAALAPEGLNKVFFVSGGSEAVESTLKLARQYVLTQGQAQRYKVISRYPSYHGCTLGALAITGYAPMAAPFDPMMQRMPKIPAPRAYLDGLDADDPATGLHYANMLEAAILQEGSETVMAFVVEPVGGASTGALVPPAGYMQRIREICTQYGVLLIHDEVMTGGGRTGRFFGAEHWGTVPDLIALSKGFGSGYVPLGAMIARDDIVEAVMQNGGFIHGFTYAGNPLACAAGAAVLDQIAKRDLVGNAARVGAVLQERLEGLMQRYALIGDVRGKGLLTAFELMADRATKAPLDPALNAHARLVDIAYDNGLIIYSRRTRGGTSGDHFLVCPPLITSEAQVDEITEILDRSLAQYMAELPAKVA, translated from the coding sequence ATGTCAAACCTGTTCTATCAGACCAAATCGCCCCGCCCTTTGCTGGACAGGGCGCAGGGCATCTATATGTGGGATGTCGATGGCAAACGCTATATCGACGGGTCCTCGGGGGCGATGGTGTCGAACCTCGGGCATTCCGACCCTGACGTGCTGGCGGCAATGCGCGCGCAGATGGATAAATCCACCTTCGGCTACCGGCTGCATTTCCAGACCGAAAGCTCTGAGGAACTGGCGCGTAAAACCGCCGCCCTCGCGCCCGAGGGTCTGAATAAGGTTTTCTTTGTTTCCGGCGGGTCCGAGGCGGTGGAAAGCACGCTTAAACTCGCACGGCAATATGTACTGACGCAGGGTCAGGCGCAGCGCTACAAGGTGATCTCGCGCTATCCATCCTATCACGGCTGTACTTTGGGCGCTTTGGCCATCACCGGCTATGCGCCGATGGCGGCCCCCTTTGATCCGATGATGCAACGGATGCCGAAAATACCGGCGCCGCGCGCCTATCTTGATGGTTTGGATGCGGATGATCCAGCGACGGGCCTGCATTACGCCAACATGCTGGAGGCGGCGATTTTGCAAGAAGGCTCCGAGACCGTTATGGCCTTTGTGGTGGAGCCTGTCGGCGGGGCCTCTACCGGGGCATTAGTGCCGCCTGCGGGCTATATGCAGCGGATCCGTGAGATATGCACACAATATGGCGTGTTATTGATCCATGATGAGGTGATGACAGGCGGAGGCCGAACGGGGCGGTTTTTCGGCGCGGAACATTGGGGCACGGTGCCGGATCTGATCGCGCTTTCCAAAGGTTTTGGCTCTGGCTATGTGCCTTTGGGGGCGATGATCGCACGGGATGATATCGTTGAGGCCGTAATGCAAAACGGCGGTTTCATCCACGGTTTCACCTATGCCGGCAACCCTTTGGCCTGTGCGGCGGGGGCGGCGGTGCTGGACCAAATCGCCAAGCGCGATCTTGTCGGTAACGCGGCGCGTGTAGGTGCGGTGTTGCAAGAGCGGCTGGAAGGCTTGATGCAACGCTACGCCCTGATCGGGGATGTGCGAGGCAAAGGCCTGCTGACAGCATTTGAGCTGATGGCCGATCGCGCGACCAAAGCGCCGCTTGATCCGGCGCTGAACGCCCATGCGCGGCTGGTTGATATCGCCTATGATAACGGGTTGATCATCTATTCGCGGCGCACACGGGGCGGCACTTCTGGCGACCACTTCCTTGTCTGCCCGCCGCTGATCACAAGCGAGGCGCAGGTTGATGAGATCACCGAGATCCTCGACCGTTCCCTTGCGCAATATATGGCGGAACTGCCCGCAAAGGTGGCCTAA
- a CDS encoding amino acid ABC transporter ATP-binding protein, whose amino-acid sequence MTSSAFVEIKNAAKSFGNLQVLRDINLTVERGQIVAIIGPSGSGKSTLLRAINELDPLTSGEVWLEGVQINRKLPPRQYEKHVNQVRQDIGMVFQHFNLFPHLTVRGNITLAPRMLKGISEADADALAEEQLLKVGLLEKIDEYPSRLSGGQKQRVAIARALAMKPKVMLFDEATSALDPELVEEVNQVMKQLAEEHMTMVIVTHEMDFAASVCDRVIFMDGGVVVEEGPPSVLFKNPQEERTRNFLRKHLARNGD is encoded by the coding sequence ATGACATCATCCGCCTTTGTGGAAATCAAGAACGCCGCCAAGAGTTTTGGCAATTTGCAGGTGTTGCGGGATATTAACCTGACCGTTGAACGCGGGCAGATCGTGGCCATTATCGGGCCGTCGGGGTCGGGTAAATCCACCCTTCTGCGCGCGATAAATGAGCTGGACCCGCTGACCTCGGGTGAGGTGTGGCTGGAGGGTGTGCAGATCAACCGCAAACTGCCGCCGCGCCAGTATGAAAAGCATGTGAACCAGGTGCGTCAGGATATCGGGATGGTGTTCCAGCACTTCAACCTGTTTCCGCATCTGACCGTGCGCGGCAATATCACGCTTGCGCCGCGAATGTTGAAAGGCATCAGCGAGGCCGATGCGGATGCGCTGGCCGAGGAGCAACTGCTTAAGGTTGGCTTGTTGGAGAAGATCGACGAATACCCCTCGCGCCTGTCGGGCGGTCAAAAGCAGCGTGTCGCCATCGCGCGCGCCTTGGCGATGAAACCCAAAGTGATGCTGTTTGACGAGGCGACATCTGCGCTTGACCCCGAGCTGGTCGAAGAGGTCAATCAGGTCATGAAGCAGCTGGCCGAGGAACATATGACCATGGTCATCGTCACCCATGAGATGGATTTCGCCGCCTCGGTTTGTGATCGGGTGATCTTTATGGACGGTGGTGTGGTGGTCGAAGAAGGCCCGCCAAGTGTGCTGTTCAAAAACCCGCAAGAGGAACGCACACGCAACTTCCTGCGCAAACATCTTGCACGCAACGGGGACTAA
- a CDS encoding amino acid ABC transporter permease → MGLDFSVVPGYFGVLLQGMAWTVAITLGAGILSFFGGIMFAVAALYAPWFIRLPMRLFAWLFMGTPLLLQLFLIYFGLIQIGIDLPAFVAGIIGLGLHFAVYNSELIQSSILAVDKGQYEGARTLGLSRGQTLRRIVIPQAVHAVIPPMGNNMIALLKDSALVSVIGVMELTLAAQQSISRTYRPFEFYLAAAFCYYIINLALEAGLRRLERRIAASR, encoded by the coding sequence ATGGGACTTGATTTTAGCGTCGTGCCCGGCTACTTCGGCGTGCTTTTGCAAGGCATGGCATGGACGGTGGCCATCACTCTAGGTGCCGGTATTCTGTCGTTTTTCGGCGGTATCATGTTCGCCGTGGCGGCCCTTTATGCACCTTGGTTTATCCGCCTGCCGATGCGCTTGTTTGCGTGGCTTTTCATGGGCACACCACTGCTGCTGCAACTGTTCTTGATCTATTTCGGGCTGATCCAGATCGGGATCGACCTGCCTGCCTTTGTTGCCGGCATCATCGGCTTGGGGCTGCATTTTGCGGTTTATAATTCGGAACTGATCCAATCCTCGATCTTGGCGGTGGATAAGGGCCAATATGAGGGCGCGCGCACGCTTGGTCTTTCACGCGGGCAAACCCTGCGCCGGATCGTTATTCCGCAGGCGGTTCATGCGGTTATCCCGCCGATGGGCAACAATATGATCGCCCTGCTCAAGGATTCCGCGCTGGTGTCCGTGATCGGCGTGATGGAGCTGACGCTGGCCGCACAGCAATCTATCAGCCGCACCTACCGGCCCTTTGAATTCTACCTCGCCGCTGCTTTTTGCTATTATATCATCAACCTCGCGCTGGAGGCTGGCTTGCGTCGGCTAGAACGCCGCATAGCCGCTTCGCGCTAA
- a CDS encoding amino acid ABC transporter permease, which yields MDIDLILRVYPFFVEAAWVTIELSVLTTILGLTCGALGAAARLSRNVVLRAIAAVYVSIFRGTPALIQLFILYFGGPQIGINLDAFDAGVIGLGVNIGAYMTETIRGAIVSVDKGQTEAARTLGMSRWETMRKVVLPQAMRMMIRPLGVNINALIKGTALVAAISVVELTYTAQRYIGSTYKPFEMFLLSGILYMVIIYIVGQGISWLDRKARIV from the coding sequence ATGGATATTGACCTGATCCTTCGCGTCTATCCCTTCTTTGTGGAAGCGGCGTGGGTCACGATTGAATTGTCAGTTCTGACCACGATTTTAGGGCTTACGTGCGGGGCCTTGGGGGCTGCTGCCCGGCTGTCGCGTAACGTGGTGTTGCGTGCGATCGCGGCGGTGTACGTCAGCATTTTTCGCGGCACGCCTGCGCTGATCCAACTGTTCATCCTCTATTTCGGGGGACCGCAGATTGGCATCAATCTGGATGCCTTTGATGCCGGGGTGATCGGGCTGGGCGTCAATATCGGTGCCTATATGACCGAAACCATACGGGGCGCCATCGTTTCCGTCGACAAGGGCCAGACAGAGGCCGCGCGCACGCTTGGCATGTCGCGTTGGGAAACTATGCGCAAAGTTGTGCTGCCGCAAGCCATGCGCATGATGATCCGGCCCTTGGGCGTGAACATCAACGCGCTGATAAAAGGCACGGCCCTGGTTGCCGCCATTTCGGTGGTGGAGCTGACCTACACCGCGCAGCGCTACATCGGGTCCACCTATAAACCGTTCGAGATGTTCCTGCTGTCGGGCATTTTGTACATGGTCATCATTTATATCGTCGGCCAAGGCATTTCATGGTTGGACCGCAAGGCGCGGATCGTATGA
- a CDS encoding transporter substrate-binding domain-containing protein, producing the protein MTKITNILRRSVLAGGIAALGLTLAPAAFADELEGLKERGVMKIAMTGQYPPFNFVNDQNEVVGFDPAIGAEIAKRMGIEVEVVTTAWDGIIGGLLANKFDAVVGSMSITAERQKVIDFVGPYYNTKRAFFTVAGSDITTLEQLDDAVIGLTLGETHDEWARAQGYNVKTYKGLPELLMELTNGRIDVVINDSIPVLLAMKSGQYDLAEIPAPDAEKFPAGIAIRKGNPELKAAMQAALDEMMEDGTYMELANEWVGGDIR; encoded by the coding sequence ATGACAAAGATCACTAACATCCTTCGCCGTAGCGTCCTTGCAGGCGGGATTGCCGCATTGGGTCTGACCCTCGCCCCCGCCGCCTTCGCGGATGAGCTGGAAGGCCTGAAGGAACGCGGCGTGATGAAGATCGCCATGACGGGGCAATACCCGCCTTTCAACTTCGTGAACGACCAGAACGAAGTTGTCGGCTTTGACCCTGCGATCGGCGCAGAGATCGCCAAGCGTATGGGCATCGAGGTCGAGGTGGTGACGACCGCTTGGGACGGGATCATTGGTGGGTTGCTGGCCAATAAGTTTGATGCGGTTGTAGGCTCTATGTCGATCACGGCAGAGCGGCAAAAAGTGATCGATTTTGTCGGTCCTTATTATAACACCAAGCGCGCGTTTTTCACCGTGGCCGGTTCCGATATCACCACGCTGGAACAGCTGGACGATGCCGTTATTGGCCTGACTTTGGGCGAAACCCATGATGAATGGGCCCGCGCGCAGGGTTACAACGTAAAAACCTACAAAGGCCTGCCAGAGCTGCTTATGGAGCTGACAAACGGCCGGATTGATGTGGTGATCAACGATTCCATCCCGGTTTTGTTGGCGATGAAAAGCGGGCAGTATGATCTGGCTGAAATCCCGGCGCCAGATGCCGAAAAATTCCCCGCAGGCATCGCCATTCGCAAGGGCAACCCAGAGCTGAAAGCCGCAATGCAGGCCGCGCTGGATGAGATGATGGAAGACGGCACCTATATGGAGCTTGCGAACGAATGGGTCGGCGGCGACATCCGCTAA
- a CDS encoding LysR family transcriptional regulator — protein MLRKYEQRLPWQLDWNLLRTFMVVVDEGGITPAANFLGLKQPTISAALMRLEDSFGCKLINRSPTHFSVTPRGQVLYAEARSVFGTVSQLPNLMSGLDDEVSGHISIAVASHVVSSHFDAVLEQFNAHHPQVTYSFLTLESAEVLADVQQNRVTLGVCLLEDNSRKLDQRILYREYFGFYCGPKHRLFGRKDIPVSELRDEYAVSFETDETTGPLFGVAALRVQLGLQPGLKGISSSLLEVRRMIISNIGIGALPVHVARRDVAQGLLWQLPPYTALPAIDIHVVTNPKRTMNRAEVGILSLLQTTLEETSLSARTYS, from the coding sequence ATGCTTAGAAAATACGAACAGCGCCTGCCCTGGCAATTGGATTGGAACCTGCTGCGCACTTTTATGGTGGTCGTGGACGAAGGTGGCATCACGCCCGCCGCAAATTTTCTGGGGCTAAAACAGCCCACCATCTCCGCCGCGCTCATGCGGCTGGAGGACAGCTTTGGCTGCAAGCTCATCAACCGCTCCCCCACACATTTCAGCGTCACACCCCGCGGGCAGGTGCTCTATGCCGAGGCACGTTCGGTCTTTGGCACTGTCTCACAGCTTCCCAACCTGATGAGCGGGCTGGATGACGAGGTGAGCGGCCATATCAGCATCGCCGTGGCCAGCCATGTTGTCTCCTCTCATTTTGATGCGGTGCTGGAACAGTTCAACGCGCACCACCCGCAGGTCACCTATAGTTTTTTAACCTTAGAAAGCGCCGAGGTGCTGGCAGATGTGCAGCAAAACCGCGTCACATTGGGGGTCTGTTTGCTAGAGGATAACAGCCGCAAGCTGGATCAACGCATCCTCTACCGTGAATATTTCGGGTTTTATTGCGGGCCAAAGCATCGGCTCTTTGGCCGCAAAGATATCCCCGTGTCAGAGCTGCGCGACGAATATGCCGTGTCATTTGAGACGGATGAGACGACTGGCCCGCTGTTTGGTGTCGCCGCCTTGCGGGTGCAATTGGGGTTACAGCCGGGGCTTAAGGGGATCTCGTCCAGCTTGCTAGAGGTACGGCGGATGATCATCTCCAACATCGGTATTGGTGCGCTGCCGGTACATGTGGCCCGCCGCGATGTGGCTCAGGGCCTTTTGTGGCAACTGCCGCCCTATACCGCCCTGCCCGCAATCGATATCCATGTTGTGACCAACCCAAAACGCACCATGAACCGGGCCGAAGTCGGGATACTTTCCTTGCTGCAAACCACGTTGGAAGAGACATCTCTTTCTGCGCGCACCTATAGCTGA
- a CDS encoding flavin reductase family protein, translating into MTDESFTPDATNARAFRDALGCFATGVTIVTVAGDHGPMGFTANSFASLSMDPPLVLWSPAKRSSRFEQFAGARHYAIHVLADAQGDLIQRFIRGGLGFEGMSYHHNAEGVPLIAGALARFDCVQHATHDGGDHLIIVGRVLRCVRNAGAPLVFTQGRYGQFSASE; encoded by the coding sequence ATGACAGACGAGAGCTTTACCCCCGACGCCACCAACGCGCGCGCTTTTCGCGATGCTTTGGGCTGCTTTGCGACCGGCGTGACGATTGTTACGGTTGCGGGTGACCACGGGCCGATGGGGTTTACCGCCAACAGCTTTGCCAGCCTGTCGATGGACCCGCCGCTGGTGCTTTGGTCGCCTGCAAAGCGGTCCTCTCGGTTCGAACAATTCGCGGGGGCGCGGCACTATGCCATTCATGTTCTGGCCGATGCCCAAGGCGATCTGATCCAGCGCTTCATTCGTGGCGGGCTGGGGTTTGAGGGCATGTCCTATCACCACAACGCCGAGGGGGTGCCCCTGATCGCGGGTGCGCTGGCGCGGTTTGACTGTGTGCAACATGCCACCCATGATGGCGGTGACCACCTGATTATCGTGGGCCGCGTGCTGCGTTGTGTCCGGAATGCAGGCGCGCCTTTGGTATTCACCCAAGGGCGATACGGCCAGTTTTCTGCGTCCGAATAA
- a CDS encoding LrgB family protein: MTGLPEIWTYLAQEPLLWLTATLIAYGVGDALFGLSGRKPYVNPVMIAVILLASLLWFARVPYATYFEGAQFVHFMLGPATVALAAPLYANLGKIKTTAIPMIGALIAGSVTAMLSALGIAYALGVRGEVLLSLAPKSVTAPVALGVSESIGGSPTLTAVLVILTGIMGAVMATPLLNLIRIKNWQARGFAVGVASHGIGTARAFQVNETAGAFAGIGMGMNAVLTAIIAPILVRLFL, translated from the coding sequence ATGACCGGCCTGCCCGAAATCTGGACCTATCTTGCCCAAGAGCCCTTGCTTTGGTTGACGGCGACCTTGATTGCCTACGGTGTGGGGGATGCGCTTTTCGGGCTGTCGGGGCGCAAGCCCTATGTGAACCCGGTGATGATCGCGGTTATCCTGCTGGCATCGCTTTTGTGGTTCGCGCGCGTGCCATATGCGACCTATTTCGAGGGCGCGCAATTTGTGCATTTCATGCTTGGCCCGGCAACGGTGGCCTTGGCGGCACCGCTTTATGCCAACCTTGGCAAGATAAAGACTACTGCCATTCCGATGATCGGGGCCTTGATCGCGGGATCGGTTACGGCGATGCTTTCGGCGCTGGGTATTGCCTATGCCTTGGGCGTGCGGGGGGAAGTGCTTTTGTCGCTGGCCCCCAAGTCGGTCACCGCACCCGTTGCATTGGGGGTGTCGGAATCCATTGGCGGGTCGCCCACATTGACGGCTGTGCTGGTTATTTTGACTGGGATCATGGGGGCGGTCATGGCGACGCCCTTGCTTAATCTTATACGGATTAAGAACTGGCAGGCACGGGGCTTTGCGGTTGGGGTTGCCTCGCACGGGATCGGCACGGCGCGGGCGTTTCAGGTGAATGAAACGGCAGGGGCTTTTGCCGGTATCGGGATGGGCATGAACGCGGTTTTGACGGCGATCATTGCGCCGATCCTTGTAAGGTTGTTCCTGTAA
- a CDS encoding CidA/LrgA family protein, which produces MIVHLATLLAFQLAGEALSRGLGLIIPGPVLGMLFLLGFFILLPRAAAAIQPTALGLLSHLSLLFVPAGVGIVGHLDKLGSDGVAILLAIMGSTALAIVVGALVFVGLCRLTEKSP; this is translated from the coding sequence ATGATTGTCCATCTGGCAACGCTATTGGCGTTCCAACTGGCGGGGGAGGCCCTGTCGCGCGGGCTGGGATTGATTATCCCCGGTCCGGTTCTTGGTATGTTGTTTCTGTTGGGGTTCTTCATCCTGCTGCCACGGGCGGCGGCGGCGATTCAGCCCACAGCATTAGGCCTGTTGTCCCATCTGTCCTTGTTGTTCGTGCCAGCCGGTGTCGGGATTGTGGGGCATCTGGACAAGCTCGGCTCTGACGGGGTGGCGATATTGCTGGCGATCATGGGCAGCACCGCCTTGGCGATTGTGGTGGGCGCGTTGGTTTTTGTCGGCCTGTGCCGTTTGACGGAGAAAAGCCCATGA
- a CDS encoding urate hydroxylase PuuD has translation MYEMAIIWDWLGFAVRWVHVITAMAWIGASFYFIALDLGLRKVPNMPEGAHGEEWQVHGGGFYHIQKYLVAPSNMPEHLIWHKWQSYTTWLSGAALLMIVYWAGAELYLIDAQKADLSQLQGIVISAASLTLGWMIYDFLCKSKLGERPTLLMVLLFVLLVIMAWGYNQIFTGRAALLHLGAFTATIMTANVFFIIMPNQRIVVKDLQEGRTPAAKYGKIAKLRSTHNNYLTLPVIFLMLSNHYPLAFGTEYNWLIAALVFLMGVTIRHFFNTMHSTGKGPHWTWFVTTVLFILIMALSTAPLMQDSYEEAEARDLTKLEQVFANAEGFEEASGIIPGRCAMCHAREPGWEGIHRAPKGILLETASDVAKNAKLIYLQAGVTHAMPPANLSFMEEEERTAIRKWYRNASKNLPIAVAMD, from the coding sequence ATGTACGAGATGGCAATCATCTGGGATTGGCTGGGCTTTGCTGTACGGTGGGTGCATGTCATCACCGCGATGGCCTGGATCGGCGCATCCTTTTATTTTATCGCGCTGGATCTTGGCCTGCGTAAGGTGCCGAACATGCCCGAGGGTGCCCATGGCGAAGAGTGGCAGGTCCATGGGGGCGGGTTTTACCACATTCAGAAATACCTGGTCGCCCCGTCGAATATGCCCGAGCATCTGATCTGGCATAAGTGGCAAAGCTATACCACTTGGCTGTCGGGTGCGGCCTTATTGATGATTGTCTATTGGGCGGGTGCAGAGCTGTATCTGATCGACGCGCAAAAGGCCGATCTGTCGCAGTTGCAGGGCATTGTGATCTCCGCGGCATCGCTGACCCTTGGCTGGATGATCTATGACTTTTTGTGCAAATCCAAGCTTGGCGAGCGTCCGACGCTGTTGATGGTCTTGCTGTTTGTTTTGCTGGTGATCATGGCTTGGGGTTACAACCAGATTTTCACGGGCCGCGCGGCCTTGCTGCATCTGGGGGCTTTTACCGCCACGATCATGACCGCCAATGTGTTTTTCATCATCATGCCGAACCAGCGCATTGTGGTGAAGGACCTTCAGGAAGGCCGCACCCCGGCCGCGAAATACGGCAAGATCGCCAAGCTGCGGTCGACCCATAACAACTATCTGACGCTGCCGGTTATCTTCTTGATGCTGTCCAATCACTATCCACTGGCGTTCGGCACTGAATACAACTGGCTGATCGCGGCGCTGGTGTTCTTGATGGGCGTCACGATCCGGCATTTCTTTAACACCATGCACTCCACCGGTAAGGGGCCGCATTGGACGTGGTTTGTGACGACGGTGCTGTTCATCCTGATCATGGCGCTGTCCACGGCCCCCCTTATGCAAGACAGCTATGAAGAGGCTGAGGCCCGCGATCTGACCAAGCTGGAGCAGGTTTTCGCCAATGCCGAGGGGTTTGAGGAGGCGTCCGGGATCATTCCCGGTCGTTGCGCCATGTGTCATGCGCGCGAACCGGGCTGGGAAGGTATCCACCGCGCGCCCAAGGGGATCTTGCTGGAAACTGCCTCTGATGTCGCGAAAAATGCCAAGCTGATTTACCTTCAAGCTGGCGTTACCCATGCGATGCCCCCCGCCAACCTGTCCTTCATGGAAGAGGAGGAGCGCACCGCGATCCGTAAATGGTATCGCAACGCGTCAAAAAATCTGCCTATTGCCGTGGCGATGGATTAA
- a CDS encoding LysR family transcriptional regulator, giving the protein MAYLDNIRTFIRVYELGNMSSAARDMRISAAVASARISQLEEHLGVRLFQRTTRMLNATEQGNIFYPGARKILDAVDEAEAEVNEVTLVPRGILHVSAPLGVGRRLIAPEAAAFRADYPLIKIRLRLSDRKIDLAMEGLDVAFFLGIPEDSSLRIRKIADCERVLCASPDYIAARGEPDSIEALRSAHDCLNLRYPGAPEFRWPLQTKDGPKRVEISGPFECDDGDILTNWALQGQGIIMKPLFEVSDYIKDGLLVPVLRQHPPVPIQMACLYSHRRKQDPKARLFIDFMVARMAQSIGDLRLETLL; this is encoded by the coding sequence ATGGCATATCTTGATAATATCAGAACTTTCATCCGCGTATACGAGCTGGGGAATATGTCCTCGGCCGCGCGCGACATGCGGATATCGGCGGCGGTGGCCTCAGCCCGCATATCGCAACTGGAGGAGCATTTGGGCGTGCGGCTGTTTCAGCGCACAACACGGATGCTGAACGCGACCGAGCAGGGCAATATTTTTTACCCCGGTGCGCGCAAAATTCTGGATGCGGTGGATGAGGCCGAAGCAGAGGTGAATGAGGTTACATTGGTGCCGCGCGGCATTTTGCACGTCTCGGCACCCTTGGGGGTTGGCCGTCGCCTTATCGCCCCCGAGGCGGCCGCCTTTCGCGCAGACTACCCGCTGATAAAGATCCGCCTGCGCCTGTCCGACCGCAAGATCGACTTGGCGATGGAGGGGCTGGATGTTGCCTTTTTTCTTGGCATCCCCGAGGATTCCAGCCTGCGCATCCGCAAGATCGCCGATTGCGAACGGGTTCTATGTGCCTCTCCGGACTATATCGCGGCGCGCGGCGAACCGGACAGCATCGAGGCGTTGAGGTCTGCGCATGATTGCCTAAACCTGCGCTATCCCGGCGCGCCAGAGTTCCGCTGGCCGCTGCAAACCAAGGATGGCCCGAAACGGGTTGAGATTTCGGGCCCCTTTGAATGTGACGATGGGGACATTTTGACGAATTGGGCGTTGCAGGGGCAGGGCATCATTATGAAGCCATTGTTTGAGGTGTCCGATTACATCAAGGACGGGCTGCTGGTGCCGGTTTTACGCCAGCACCCGCCTGTGCCAATTCAGATGGCCTGCCTCTATTCACACCGCCGCAAACAAGACCCCAAAGCGCGGCTTTTCATTGATTTCATGGTTGCGCGAATGGCACAAAGTATCGGTGACCTGCGTCTGGAAACGCTTTTGTAA